The following nucleotide sequence is from Halapricum desulfuricans.
ATCGCTCGAACCGATCACCGTGTTCGACGCCGCGGTCCTCGAAGCGTCGCTCCCAGTACTCGAGGCTTCCTTCCGGGACGCGAAACGCCGTCCGGGAGACCTGTCCGGCACCGGCCTGACCGGCCGGAAGGTCCTTCCACGGGAAAAACGTCATGCTCGTGCCGGGCGTGCCCTCGGCGTCGGAGAAAAAGAAGTGATACGTGCCGGGGTCGTCCTGGTTGACCGAGCGCTTGACCAGCCGGAGGCCGAGCGTCTCGACCCAGAAGTCGAGGTTCCGCTGGGGATCGCTCGCGATGCAGGTGACGTGGTGGATGCCGGGCGTCGGATCTGTCATTGCATCAAGTAAGACGCGGAGGAACTTGAATTCGCGCTGACGTGCGTGTCACCGGGCCGTCGATAGCGGGACCGTGGCTACTGGGGAGCGACGGCCGCGCCGTCGTCGCTGGAGCGGTAGATCGCCTCGACGAGTCGCTGGACCGTCAGCGCCTGCTCGACGGTGTTGCGATCGGGGTCCTCGCCGGCCGTGACGGCCTCGAAAAACGCCTGTTGTTCCGCCGCGTGGCCGTCGTACTCGGCGGTCTCGACGGTCGTCGTGCGGTGCTGATCGACGCCGTGATCGACCGACTCGTACAGCGTCAGGTCTCCGTTCATATCCAGATACGCGCCGCCGTCGGTCCCGCGGAGTCGGAACGCCGTCTCGTCGGTTCGGTTGGCGGCCCACGCGACGTCGAGCGAGATCGTCGCGTCGTCGGCGGTTCGGAGCTGTGCCGTGGCCGAGTCCTCGACGCTGACGGTCCCGTCGTCGCCGCCCCAGCCCTCGACGTCGACGTAGTCCTCGCGCTGTCCGAACGTCGACCGGGCGACGCCGCTGACCTCCTCGACGTCCGGGAACGCGAGCAGCGAGAGCACGAGATCCAGCGCGTGCACGCCGATGTCGATCAGCGCACCGCCGCCGGCGACGTCGGCGTCGGTGAACCACGTCCCCTGTCCGGGGACGCCACGGCGACGGACGTAGGTCGCGTCGACGTGCTGGACGGTCCCGAAGAAGCCGTCCTCGCGGTAGGCCGCGAGCGCCTCGGCGCGCG
It contains:
- a CDS encoding Gfo/Idh/MocA family protein is translated as MATTSTTPRVGIVGLGGIGTYHADLVAENDARLVAGLDVDPSARTRFETEYGAETYTDRTSFYDAVDAVIVTTPNAYHEKYAVGALQAGCSVLVEKPLAHTLESAERIAAAAAESDAVCMVGFHNRFDPRAEALAAYREDGFFGTVQHVDATYVRRRGVPGQGTWFTDADVAGGGALIDIGVHALDLVLSLLAFPDVEEVSGVARSTFGQREDYVDVEGWGGDDGTVSVEDSATAQLRTADDATISLDVAWAANRTDETAFRLRGTDGGAYLDMNGDLTLYESVDHGVDQHRTTTVETAEYDGHAAEQQAFFEAVTAGEDPDRNTVEQALTVQRLVEAIYRSSDDGAAVAPQ